The following coding sequences lie in one Apium graveolens cultivar Ventura chromosome 3, ASM990537v1, whole genome shotgun sequence genomic window:
- the LOC141712450 gene encoding auxin response factor 17-like — translation MATNRQLLKVESAIWRACAGTSVHIPAVNSRVYYFPQGHSEQSVSTPSFSPLVFSRPFTLCRVLAVGFFANPETDEVFVKMHLLPVTADQTVIVQNEQGDVEDENDVVSFSKILTPSDANNGGGFSVPRFCADSIFPPLNFEADPPVQNLGVRDVHGVVWEFRHIYRGTPRRHLLTTGWSKFVNNKKLVAGDSVVFMRNRRNGEISVGIRRAVKANADCNGRWNYYEDKREREGFSRNVRGRVAAEAVEEAAQLAAKGLRFEIVYYPGAGSADFVVKAEKVERSFSVFWTMGMRVKMAVETEDSSRMTWYQGTVSSAVLPDNGPWRGSPWRMLQVTWDEPEALQNVKRVSPWQVESVVATPSLHTEFHPAKKCRLSQDPGLLSDGDRELLFPMPCLSSHSLMGPLNPSWMSYNSFPAGIQGARQSQICVSGVPNNISEASQQICSNFFVGDTSPTAETTELNIGGTQVDNLSPDSHSSVHFFGNEQVGKRKVSNFPPKVGISSFQLFGKIIHTSNPVEGGFDDVKCTGEDANKIYRESGVDHPSNRPLTYQFTEFCNTGDVQCQRDSASEDVYSE, via the exons ATGGCGACTAATCGGCAGCTGCTTAAAGTCGAGTCGGCGATTTGGCGAGCATGTGCCGGAACTTCCGTACACATTCCGGCGGTCAATTCTAGGGTTTATTACTTTCCTCAAGGCCATTCCGAGCAATCGGTGTCCACTCCGTCGTTCTCGCCGCTCGTTTTCTCGCGTCCGTTCACTCTCTGTCGCGTTCTCGCCGTTGGATTCTTCGCTAATCCCGAGACTGATGAGGTGTTTGTTAAAATGCATCTCCTGCCTGTTACTGCTGATCAAACTGTGATTGTACAAAATGAGCAG GGCGATGTAGAGGATGAGAATGATGTTGTCTCCTTCTCTAAGATTTTGACTCCATCGGATGCGAACAATGGTGGAGGATTCTCGGTCCCGAGGTTTTGTGCTGACTCGATTTTTCCACCGCTGAATTTCGAGGCTGATCCACCTGTCCAGAACCTTGGTGTGAGGGATGTGCACGGTGTTGTTTGGGAGTTTCGCCATATTTATAGGGGTACGCCCCGTCGCCATTTGCTGACTACGGGTTGGAGCAAGTTTGTGAACAATAAGAAGCTAGTTGCTGGGGATTCTGTTGTGTTCATGCGAAACCGTCGCAATGGTGAGATTTCTGTAGGGATAAGGAGGGCTGTTAAAGCTAATGCTGATTGCAATGGGAGGTGGAATTATTATGAGGACAAAAGAGAGAGGGAGGGGTTTTCTAGAAATGTCAGGGGTAGGGTTGCTGCGGAGGCAGTGGAGGAAGCTGCCCAGTTGGCTGCCAAAGGATTAAGGTTTGAGATTGTGTATTATCCTGGTGCTGGATCTGCAGATTTCGTGGTGAAGGCAGAAAAGGTAGAAAGGTCCTTTTCTGTGTTTTGGACGATGGGAATGAGGGTGAAAATGGCAGTGGAGACGGAAGATTCATCAAGAATGACTTGGTATCAGGGGACAGTTTCATCTGCTGTTCTGCCAGATAATGGGCCCTGGCGAGGTTCTCCTTGGCGGATGCTTCAG GTTACATGGGATGAACCTGAAGCTTTGCAGAATGTGAAGAGGGTGAGCCCTTGGCAAGTTGAGAGTGTTGTGGCAACACCATCACTTCATACAGAATTTCATCCTGCAAAGAAATGTAGACTTTCTCAGGATCCAGGGTTGCTATCTGATGGAGACAGAGAACTTTTATTTCCTATGCCATGCTTATCATCTCATTCATTGATGGGGCCCTTGAACCCATCATGGATGAGTTATAATTCCTTCCCTGCTGGCATTCAGGGAGCCAGGCAAAGTCAAATTTGTGTTTCCGGTGTACCTAATAACATTTCGGAAGCTAGTCAACAAATTTGCAGTAACTTTTTCGTTGGCGACACGTCACCAACGGCAGAAACTACTGAATTGAATATTGGTGGTACACAGGTGGATAATTTATCACCTGATAGTCATAGCAGCGTGCATTTCTTTGGCAATGAGCAAGTTGGTAAACGAAAAGTCAGCAACTTTCCGCCAAAAGTTGGAATTAGCTCATTCCAGTTATTTGGTAAGATTATACACACGAGTAATCCTGTTGAAGGGGGTTTCGATGATGTAAAATGCACTGGAGAAGATGCCAATAAAATTTATAGAGAAAGCGGTGTGGACCACCCTTCAAATCGTCCTTTAACCTATCAATTTACAGAGTTCTGCAACACAGGTGATGTCCAATGCCAAAGAGACTCAGCTAGTGAAGATGTTTATTCTGAATGA
- the LOC141712449 gene encoding uncharacterized protein LOC141712449 yields MVNDEEERSPTLKSLLKIYKEAVLIGDERITSEVESMICKVENEKNELVMKTSTLTAEMNSGKERFIRLQADFDNFRKRSEKEKLTIRSDAEGEVIRSLLPMVDNFERAKQQLKLQTDQEKKIDASYQGIYKQFVEIMRSLRVAVVATVGKPFNPLLHEAIAREPSQEYKEGIIVQEFRRGFLLGDRLLRPATVKVSAGPGTMKQSTVAKEPTEQSAAAAGVDDSR; encoded by the exons ATGGTAAATGATGAAGAAGAGAGAAGTCCTACTTTGAAGTCCCTACTGAAAATTTACAAGGAGGCTGTCTTGATCGGAGATGAGAGGATCACTTCTGAAGTCGAGTCAATGATATGCAAGGTTGAAAatgagaaaaatgagttggtcATGAAAACTTCAACTCTCACAGCGGAGATGAATTCGGGGAAGGAAAGATTTATACGTTTACAAGCAGATTTTGATAATTTTAGGAAAAGATCAGAAAAGGAGAAACTTACAATAAGGAGTGATGCTGAGGGTGAAGTCATACGGAGCCTCTTGCCCATGGTTGATAATTTTGAGAGAGCCAAGCAACAACTCAAACTACAAACAGATCAAGAGAAAAAGATCGATGCAAGTTACCAGGGCATATATAAGCAATTTGTGGAGATTATGAGAAGCTTACGCGTAGCTGTTGTTGCCACTGTTGGGAAGCCATTCAATCCCTTA CTGCATGAAGCCATAGCACGTGAGCCGTCTCAAGAGTACAAGGAAGGTATTATAGTTCAAGAATTCCGCCGAGGTTTCCTACTTGGTGATCGATTACTAAGACCAGCAACGGTTAAAGTTTCTGCTGGCCCTGGTACAATGAAACAGTCTACTGTTGCCAAGGAACCAACTGAACAATCTGCTGCAGCTGCCGGAGTAGATGATTCTAGGTGA